The DNA window GTAGATTTTGGCGGGATTGGTACACATCCATTTTACTACCTCGGCAAGGCTACAACGTCCCTGTTTGGCCTGAGTCAACATCAGTGGTAGACTTGTTTCCACCCCCGGCATTCCTGATGGACTTTCCGGATAGGGTTTTGCCTTCTCCTGCAGAGTGTGGGGCGCATGATCCGTCGCTATACAGTCAATTACACCGTCTTTCAACGCCCTCCATAACATTTCATTGTTTTCCGGCGAACGCAACGGCGGATTCATCTGTGCTAATGTGCCCAGTCTCTCGTAGTCTGTTGTGTTTAGAAGGAGGTGTTGCGGTGTAACTTCAGTCGTAATAAAAGAAGTTTTGTGGGTGCGCAGATACTCCGCCTCTATACCCGTACTAAGATGGAGAATATGTAAACGCCGTTGGTATTTATTTGCCAGTTTAACAGCCAGTTTGGTGGCCGAGAGGGCGGTTTCCTCATCTTGGATTTGGGAATGGATAGCAGGATTGGTGTTGCCGGCAAACAGTTTCCTTCTTTGGATTATCCTCTCTTGATTTTCCGCATGTACCGCAATTAGTCGGTTATTGGTGGCAAAAATCCTCTCTAAATCCTCCTCCTTGCTTACTAATAGAATACCATGGCCTGAGCCCATAAACACCTTTATCCCACAGACAGGATTAGCAGTGCGTAAATCCTCTAAATTCTCCGGTGTGGCGCCTATGAAAAAGCCGTAATTGACTAAACACTTCTTTTTTGCCCTTTCCAACTTGTCATTCAAAGCCTCCTGGGTAGTAGTGGGGGGAATAGTATTAGGCATCTCCAGAAAGGATGTAACTCCACCCTTCGCACAAGCACAAGTAGCCGTAAACAAGTCCTCTTTATGTTCTAGTCCGGGTTCTCTAAAATGTACTTGAGGATCAATTACACCCGGCATTAGCACTAAACCCCTAGCATCTATAATCCTACCACAGTCCGAAACCAAATCAGTGCCAATGGCTGCTATTTTCCCCTCTCTTACCAGTAAATCCCCCTTTCTCTCCTCTGAGGGCAGTATCATCAGGGCATCCTTGATCAGTAATTCTGAAGTCATTGGCGTCTTTTCTTTCCCCTCTCTTATTCTTGGCAATTCTAGTTTACTCTACATAGGGTTTTTCAAAAAGGCACTTTTTTTCCCAATGCTAGAATGGGTATCTGAATTGAATCCTAATAACCCCTATGGATATGCAATGGCAGGAATTGTGTGGTAGCTGGGTGTTAATTCCTCCCTACCCCGTCGGTGTTATTCACTTCCTCGGTGGCGCCTTTGTGGCAACCGCACCCCAAATCACTTACCGCTGGTTGTTAGAAAAATTGGCTT is part of the Geminocystis sp. M7585_C2015_104 genome and encodes:
- a CDS encoding dihydroorotase codes for the protein MTSELLIKDALMILPSEERKGDLLVREGKIAAIGTDLVSDCGRIIDARGLVLMPGVIDPQVHFREPGLEHKEDLFTATCACAKGGVTSFLEMPNTIPPTTTQEALNDKLERAKKKCLVNYGFFIGATPENLEDLRTANPVCGIKVFMGSGHGILLVSKEEDLERIFATNNRLIAVHAENQERIIQRRKLFAGNTNPAIHSQIQDEETALSATKLAVKLANKYQRRLHILHLSTGIEAEYLRTHKTSFITTEVTPQHLLLNTTDYERLGTLAQMNPPLRSPENNEMLWRALKDGVIDCIATDHAPHTLQEKAKPYPESPSGMPGVETSLPLMLTQAKQGRCSLAEVVKWMCTNPAKIYKIPHKGELKVGYDADLVLVDWENWRPVLRENLATKCGWSPFEGWNLTGWPVYTIVNGEVVLDNGRVNTQVRGKPLTFEA